Proteins encoded in a region of the Sugiyamaella lignohabitans strain CBS 10342 chromosome B, complete sequence genome:
- the AMD2 gene encoding Amd2p (Putative amidase; GO_component: GO:0005575 - cellular_component [Evidence ND]; GO_function: GO:0004040 - amidase activity [Evidence IEA]; GO_function: GO:0004040 - amidase activity [Evidence ISS] [PMID 2263500]; GO_function: GO:0016884 - carbon-nitrogen ligase activity, with glutamine as amido-N-donor [Evidence IEA]; GO_function: GO:0016787 - hydrolase activity [Evidence IEA]; GO_function: GO:0016811 - hydrolase activity, acting on carbon-nitrogen (but not peptide) bonds, in linear amides [Evidence IEA]; GO_process: GO:0008150 - biological_process [Evidence ND]; GO_process: GO:0008152 - metabolic process [Evidence IEA,IEA,IEA]) — protein MVGDYKSISQRKIQERDAKIPDAWKLSKVPTGDNLLQVPETCGILTPREIEITGTYDSVDLLKKIHSGEFTAEEVTIAFCKRASIAQQLLNCLTEILFEEAIAVAQKQDEYFKRTGEVVGPLHGLPISLKDSMNIKGVDSSISITALAFQPEKEDSGVTTALLKAGAIIFCKTNVPQSMMVLDTDNFTFGRCRNPHSEFITAAGSSGGAGKSNVL, from the coding sequence ATGGTCGGCGATTATAAATCAATCTCACAGCGTAAGATCCAGGAAAGGGATGCTAAAATCCCCGATGCTTGGAAACTGTCAAAGGTCCCAACTGGTGACAATTTGCTTCAAGTGCCGGAGACATGTGGTATTCTCACCCCACgagaaatagaaataacTGGCACCTATGACTCGGTAGATTTACTCAAAAAGATTCATAGCGGTGAATTCACTGCGGAAGAAGTGACTATTGCCTTTTGTAAAAGAGCTAGCATAGCACAGCAGTTATTGAACTGTTTGACAGAAATACTCTTCGAAGAAGCCATAGCAGTCGCACAAAAGCAGGATGAATATTTCAAGAGAACAGGAGAAGTTGTTGGTCCTCTACATGGCCTCCCAATCAGTTTAAAAGATAGCATGAATATCAAAGGTGTTGATTCAAGTATTTCTATAACAGCTTTGGCCTTCCAACCtgagaaagaagattcAGGAGTAACAACAGCTTTGCTCAAAGCGGGTGCTATTATCTTTTGCAAAACGAATGTACCTCAGTCAATGATGGTTCTTGATACAGACAATTTCACGTTTGGCCGGTGTCGAAATCCACACTCGGAATTCATCACAGCAGCGGGATCTTCTGGTGGAGCTGGTAAGTCAAATGTATTATAG
- the DAL81 gene encoding Dal81p (Positive regulator of genes in multiple nitrogen degradation pathways; contains DNA binding domain but does not appear to bind the dodecanucleotide sequence present in the promoter region of many genes involved in allantoin catabolism; GO_component: GO:0005634 - nucleus [Evidence IEA,IEA,IEA]; GO_component: GO:0005634 - nucleus [Evidence IC] [PMID 20581295]; GO_function: GO:0003677 - DNA binding [Evidence IEA,IEA]; GO_function: GO:0001128 - RNA polymerase II transcription coactivator activity involved in preinitiation complex assembly [Evidence IDA,IMP] [PMID 21515579]; GO_function: GO:0001190 - RNA polymerase II transcription factor binding transcription factor activity involved in positive regulation of transcription [Evidence IPI] [PMID 10906145]; GO_function: GO:0001190 - RNA polymerase II transcription factor binding transcription factor activity involved in positive regulation of transcription [Evidence IMP] [PMID 17603098]; GO_function: GO:0001135 - RNA polymerase II transcription factor recruiting transcription factor activity [Evidence IDA,IMP] [PMID 21515579]; GO_function: GO:0046872 - metal ion binding [Evidence IEA]; GO_function: GO:0000981 - sequence-specific DNA binding RNA polymerase II transcription factor activity [Evidence IEA]; GO_function: GO:0008270 - zinc ion binding [Evidence IEA]; GO_process: GO:0001080 - nitrogen catabolite activation of transcription from RNA polymerase II promoter [Evidence IPI] [PMID 10906145]; GO_process: GO:0001080 - nitrogen catabolite activation of transcription from RNA polymerase II promoter [Evidence IMP] [PMID 7899074]; GO_process: GO:1901717 - positive regulation of gamma-aminobutyric acid catabolic process [Evidence IMP] [PMID 2406136]; GO_process: GO:1901714 - positive regulation of urea catabolic process [Evidence IMP] [PMID 2406136]; GO_process: GO:0006355 - regulation of transcription, DNA-templated [Evidence IEA,IEA]; GO_process: GO:0006366 - transcription from RNA polymerase II promoter [Evidence IEA]; GO_process: GO:0006351 - transcription, DNA-templated [Evidence IEA,IEA]) yields MISDRGFRPKRACEICKKRKVRCFLSDANASICRLCELYGRNCTFVQNNSAESKVVKGRIRQSKTSSIPGSSILSLGGVTNGKVNNVIAEGKIDRQDDFQESDIQPESKPDDELQAMPVAVDLSAEANVEPIPDSPLDIFQGWFMNNSNPFPVGPLEHVHDSPYDLNDDRETVTLPDYDCLTESQLHKTLGLQCNRYISYIGSTSQLDSLLLSFYEYNTNNTANFIEGSTRVRTIRKVQRLSEPTQENSTTKLLLGECEAFVLIEDPRQEDITGSGSPNSRSGWVAMSPRRTAEVKQVLEMTGNLGPKLMSLFVRHVLPCYPVMHKTTLLDKYNRSVYELSSSILGAIFYLSINWLAYDSEVSSDVLPPGDRMDEVTKEHYAKELPTPTISTVQAGLLFLQHDIYANEKPGQETPSWHILSQVVGAAYEVGLHLDSTNWDIPYWEKILRKRLGWAVYVQDKWTALISGRPSMINEENWTVPDIVAEREFTDLFVAEENEDEAYELSQITVNVTNSILLFCEMVKLSKILSDMLKNLFSSKHWAQTYDESNIDQKILNDLELVKGYHLQLREWYKSIPQRLTNSQLQDGELSPDGNLHIAFYAAELSLFRHLLKLLARSNSSDLVTLRQYVHQASCDLWMAAIDTVINLKSQHLQTFWYSFSKYNLSQFVTFGFLLFAVLEDINEKKMILKKMEIYRWSLVLFSKSASFMKHAVFWIDHYSTRLKSEISRVKQPN; encoded by the coding sequence ATGATATCTGATCGCGGGTTCAGGCCGAAACGGGCTTGCGAGATTTGCAAGAAACGGAAAGTTCGATGCTTCTTATCAGACGCTAACGCTTCAATATGTCGGCTTTGCGAGTTATATGGCCGTAATTGTACTTTTGTTCAAAATAATTCCGCGGAGAGCAAAGTCGTTAAAGGTCGTATCCGTCAAAGTAAGACTAGCTCTATTCCTGGCTCTTCTATCTTATCATTAGGCGGAGTGACGAATGGCAAGGTTAATAATGTCATTGCCGAGGGCAAGATTGATAGACAAGATGATTTCCAGGAATCAGATATCCAACCAGAGTCCAAGCCTGATGATGAACTACAAGCAATGCCTGTGGCAGTGGATTTATCAGCTGAGGCCAATGTAGAGCCCATACCGGACAGTCCTCTTGACATTTTTCAAGGGTGGTTCATGAATAACTCAAATCCGTTTCCTGTTGGCCCTCTTGAGCATGTTCATGATAGCCCTTACGACCTCAACGATGACCGTGAAACCGTGACCCTTCCAGATTATGATTGCCTCACCGAGTCTCAACTACATAAAACGTTGGGTTTACAGTGTAACAGATATATCTCTTATATTGGTTCTACCAGCCAGTTGGATTCCCTTCTACTTTCATTCTATGAGTACAACACCAATAACACTGCTAATTTTATTGAGGGGAGCACTAGGGTTCGTACAATTCGTAAAGTTCAACGCCTGTCAGAACCCACTCAAGAAAATTCCACTACTAAACTGCTTTTGGGAGAATGTGAAGCTTTCGTTCTGATTGAAGATCCTCGTCAGGAAGATATCACTGGGTCAGGATCCCCCAATTCGCGCTCTGGATGGGTTGCAATGTCTCCACGACGGACAGCAGAAGTAAAGCAAGTTCTTGAAATGACTGGAAATTTGGGACCCAAGTTGATGAGCTTATTCGTTAGGCATGTCCTGCCATGTTACCCAGTTATGCATAAAACAACCTTGCTGGATAAGTACAACAGGAGCGTTTATGAGTTGTCGTCATCTATCTTGGGTGCTATATTCTATTTATCCATCAATTGGCTAGCTTATGACAGTGAGGTCTCATCGGATGTCCTACCACCGGGAGACAGAATGGACGAGGTGACCAAAGAGCATTATGCCAAAGAACTCCCAACTCCAACCATATCGACAGTTCAGGCTGGTCTCCTTTTTTTACAGCATGATATATATGCAAATGAGAAACCAGGTCAAGAGACCCCCTCATGGCATATTCTATCCCAGGtagttggtgctgcttaTGAAGTCGGATTGCATCTTGATAGTACGAATTGGGATATCCCGTACTGGGAGAAAATTCTTCGAAAACGTCTTGGATGGGCAGTTTATGTTCAAGACAAGTGGACCGCTTTAATATCAGGACGGCCGTCTATGATCAATGAGGAAAACTGGACAGTTCCTGATATTGTAGCAGAGCGAGAGTTTACAGACTTATTTGTGGCAGAGGAAAATGAGGACGAAGCTTATGAACTGTCACAAATAACTGTCAATGTGACAAATAGTATTTTGCTCTTTTGCGAAATGGTAAAGTTATCAAAAATTTTGTCTGACATGCTAAaaaatcttttttcttctaaGCATTGGGCACAAACATACGATGAATCTAATATCGATCAAAAGATATTAAATGATTTGGAGTTAGTCAAAGGCTACCACCTTCAGCTACGAGAATGGTATAAGTCGATACCACAAAGACTAACCAATAGTCAGCTGCAGGATGGTGAACTATCTCCAGATGGAAATTTGCATATTGCTTTCTATGCAGCGGAATTGTCTCTatttcgtcatcttctcaAGCTACTTGCCAGATCGAATTCTTCTGATTTGGTCACTCTTCGCCAATACGTTCACCAAGCATCTTGCGATCTTTGGATGGCAGCTATTGATACCGTAATCAATCTAAAATCTCAGCATCTCCAAACGTTTTGGtattcattttcaaaatacaaTTTGTCACAGTTTGTTACTTTTGGTTTTCTGCTGTTTGCTGTTTTAGAAGACATCAACGAAAAAAAGATGATTCTGAAAAAGATGGAAATTTATAGGTGGTCACTGGTACTATTTTCAAAGTCCGCCTCTTTCATGAAGCATGCGGTCTTCTGGATTGACCATTATTCGACAAGGCTGAAATCAGAAATCTCTAGGGTCAAGCAACCAAACTAA